A window of the Desulfotignum phosphitoxidans DSM 13687 genome harbors these coding sequences:
- a CDS encoding 4Fe-4S dicluster domain-containing protein, with protein MQSSVSRRQFLKSTVFAAGTAVAGTGLANAATNAHEEPLATLIDISRCIGCEECVYACKDANAHKFPEPEKPFPKMVPARVPVEDWSEKRDVTDRLTPYNWLYIQYATGVKDGKEITLTIPRRCMHCQNPPCVKLCPWGAAKQEPNGLSRIDSGICLGGSKCKNVCPWDIPQRQTGVGLYLDILPAFAGNGVMYKCDRCYQKLEKGEQPACIAACPEEVQVIGRRSEIIELARERAKEMDGYLYGLEENGGTHTIYVSPVPFDQLTYNTGKGKPHLNPVKDTMADGSNLALALVIAPVAGAAAALGKFYKHIKEEA; from the coding sequence ATGCAGTCTTCAGTTTCACGACGTCAGTTTTTAAAATCCACTGTGTTTGCGGCCGGTACTGCGGTGGCTGGCACCGGTCTGGCAAACGCGGCCACAAATGCCCATGAAGAGCCCCTGGCCACGCTGATCGATATCAGTCGGTGCATCGGGTGCGAAGAATGTGTGTATGCCTGTAAAGATGCCAATGCCCACAAGTTTCCGGAACCGGAAAAACCCTTCCCAAAAATGGTTCCGGCCCGGGTCCCGGTGGAAGACTGGTCGGAGAAAAGGGATGTCACCGACCGGCTGACCCCCTATAACTGGCTGTACATCCAGTATGCCACCGGTGTCAAGGACGGCAAAGAGATTACTTTGACCATCCCCAGACGCTGCATGCACTGCCAGAACCCGCCCTGCGTCAAGCTGTGTCCCTGGGGAGCAGCCAAGCAGGAACCCAACGGGCTGTCCCGGATCGATTCCGGAATCTGCCTGGGCGGTTCCAAGTGTAAAAACGTCTGCCCCTGGGATATTCCACAGCGCCAGACCGGGGTGGGGTTGTACCTTGACATCCTGCCTGCCTTTGCCGGCAACGGGGTGATGTACAAATGTGACCGGTGTTACCAGAAACTGGAAAAAGGCGAACAGCCCGCCTGCATTGCAGCCTGCCCGGAAGAAGTTCAGGTGATCGGTCGACGCTCGGAAATCATTGAACTGGCCCGGGAACGGGCCAAAGAGATGGATGGGTATCTCTACGGCCTGGAAGAAAACGGGGGCACCCATACCATTTACGTGTCTCCGGTGCCTTTTGATCAGCTCACCTATAACACCGGCAAGGGAAAGCCCCACCTGAACCCGGTTAAAGATACCATGGCCGACGGGTCCAATCTGGCCCTGGCCCTGGTGATCGCCCCGGTGGCCGGTGCGGCCGCCGCATTGGGTAAATTTTACAAGCACATCAAAGAGGAGGCGTGA
- a CDS encoding tetrathionate reductase family octaheme c-type cytochrome: MKLTSQSAAAGLFWTAVLFVAALMLVRPCAASVANAAQQEALGIKLAKQAVREDKHWTTVDHSKIERLNQDFTSGDQITQACLSCHTDASMQFKKTIHWTWKVPSEKQGIMNGKAGHAVNNFCISGNAMEDKGCVSCHAGWNDIQGEVNCLACHSKEKFPFKETFADLAAFEGDDDPDLVEIVDDLHRGIQQAVQNITLPRRNNCGECHFKGGGGDGVKHGDLDTSLARPNRMLDVHMAEDGADFACTRCHTTVKHHIAGRLYTRPAAAERKSLIEDDMASKITCESCHSATPHKASTKMNDHTDKVACQSCHIPEFARVNPTKMSWDWSTAGKMKDGKPYEEKGDLGKAVYKSIKGTFAWAKNVVPQYYWYNGSFDNIGIKDKIDPQQIVEVSHPLGSPNDPDARIHPFKIHSGKQPYDKINQQLVAPLLSGPKGFWTTFDMNDAIMRGNQTLDVPYSGEFDYVKTTYAFPITHMVAPAEKSLDCIQCHTRDNSRLAGITGIYMPGRDKFAIVDTIGLIAVLGALAGVTLHGLGRFFTRNGREE; encoded by the coding sequence CTGAAACTGACGAGCCAAAGCGCTGCTGCCGGATTGTTCTGGACAGCGGTCCTGTTCGTTGCGGCCCTGATGCTCGTCCGGCCCTGTGCGGCATCTGTTGCCAATGCCGCACAACAAGAAGCGTTGGGCATTAAACTGGCCAAACAGGCGGTGCGGGAAGACAAACACTGGACCACGGTGGATCATTCCAAAATCGAGAGACTGAACCAGGATTTCACCTCCGGAGATCAGATCACTCAAGCCTGTCTGTCCTGCCACACGGATGCCTCCATGCAGTTCAAGAAAACCATTCACTGGACCTGGAAAGTGCCGTCTGAAAAACAGGGCATCATGAACGGCAAGGCCGGGCATGCCGTGAACAACTTCTGTATTTCCGGCAATGCCATGGAAGACAAAGGCTGTGTTTCCTGTCATGCCGGGTGGAACGATATCCAGGGAGAGGTCAACTGTCTGGCCTGCCACAGCAAAGAAAAATTCCCGTTCAAAGAAACCTTTGCCGATCTGGCTGCATTTGAAGGAGATGACGATCCGGATCTTGTGGAGATTGTTGATGACCTGCACAGAGGGATCCAACAGGCGGTCCAGAACATCACCCTGCCCCGGCGCAACAACTGCGGGGAATGCCATTTTAAGGGCGGCGGCGGAGACGGCGTCAAACACGGGGATCTGGACACTTCTTTGGCCAGACCCAACCGGATGCTGGATGTGCACATGGCAGAGGATGGCGCGGATTTTGCCTGTACCCGGTGCCACACCACAGTGAAACACCATATTGCCGGGCGGCTCTATACCCGGCCGGCGGCAGCGGAGCGTAAAAGCCTGATTGAAGATGACATGGCTTCCAAGATCACCTGTGAGTCCTGCCACAGCGCCACCCCCCACAAGGCCAGCACCAAAATGAACGACCACACCGACAAGGTGGCCTGCCAGAGCTGTCATATTCCGGAATTCGCCCGGGTCAACCCCACCAAAATGTCCTGGGACTGGTCCACGGCCGGAAAAATGAAGGACGGCAAACCCTATGAGGAAAAAGGGGACTTAGGCAAAGCAGTGTACAAATCCATCAAAGGGACCTTTGCCTGGGCCAAAAATGTGGTGCCCCAATATTACTGGTACAATGGCTCATTTGACAACATCGGCATCAAAGATAAGATCGATCCCCAGCAGATCGTGGAGGTCAGCCATCCATTAGGATCTCCCAATGACCCGGATGCCCGGATTCATCCCTTTAAAATCCACTCAGGCAAACAGCCTTATGACAAAATCAACCAACAGCTGGTGGCACCGCTGCTCTCCGGACCCAAGGGGTTCTGGACCACATTTGACATGAACGATGCCATCATGCGGGGGAATCAGACCCTGGATGTCCCCTATTCCGGCGAATTCGATTATGTAAAAACCACCTATGCCTTTCCCATCACCCACATGGTGGCCCCGGCGGAAAAATCTCTGGACTGCATCCAGTGCCATACCCGGGACAATTCGCGCCTGGCCGGTATCACCGGCATTTACATGCCGGGCCGGGACAAGTTCGCCATTGTGGACACCATCGGTTTGATCGCGGTGCTTGGGGCCCTGGCCGGTGTGACGCTCCACGGACTGGGCCGGTTTTTTACCCGTAACGGCAGGGAGGAATAA
- a CDS encoding rhodanese-like domain-containing protein, producing MNTRTAKKILAGLAIGMMLLTGAVTAGANDSWRFHDIVEADFVIAHLSIPMTDNVMIIDARPYKPMYIKGHIPGAVSIPDTDFDKKTDLLPADKNALLIFYCGGLECKLSHKSAQKAEALGYKNVKVFAKGFPEWMAQPGAYPSVSAEYVAAQIAENKTLLVDARPQKPKYDKGHIPSAISIPDTRFYELSGKLPRLLETPIIFYCGGLDCRLSHKSAAKALVMGYKDVSVFAKGYPEWKKQFGAAADTVAVKAGEMEGSIDLERFKTILNDHPESIMLVDTRDADEFAKGHFNTAVNIPVGNLEDKISELPADKPVVFVCSTGARSGEAYYMVQDVRPELKDVYYVEAQISFKQDGTYTIKAPK from the coding sequence ATGAACACACGAACTGCAAAAAAAATTCTGGCTGGCCTGGCCATCGGTATGATGCTGCTGACCGGGGCCGTGACTGCCGGTGCAAACGATTCCTGGCGATTTCATGATATCGTGGAAGCCGATTTTGTCATCGCCCATCTATCGATCCCCATGACGGATAATGTCATGATCATTGACGCCAGACCTTATAAACCCATGTACATCAAAGGGCACATCCCGGGTGCGGTCAGTATTCCGGACACGGATTTTGACAAAAAAACCGATCTGCTGCCCGCAGACAAAAATGCCCTGCTTATTTTTTACTGCGGCGGGCTTGAATGTAAACTCAGCCACAAATCCGCCCAAAAAGCCGAAGCCTTAGGCTACAAAAACGTCAAGGTGTTTGCCAAAGGATTTCCCGAATGGATGGCCCAGCCCGGCGCATATCCTTCAGTGTCTGCTGAATATGTGGCCGCACAGATCGCGGAAAACAAAACGCTTCTGGTGGATGCCCGCCCCCAGAAACCCAAATATGACAAAGGGCACATCCCTTCCGCCATCAGTATTCCGGATACCCGGTTTTACGAACTGTCCGGCAAACTGCCCAGGCTTCTGGAAACCCCCATCATTTTTTACTGCGGCGGGCTGGACTGCCGCCTGAGCCACAAAAGTGCGGCCAAAGCCCTGGTGATGGGATACAAGGATGTGTCCGTGTTTGCCAAAGGGTATCCGGAATGGAAAAAACAGTTTGGTGCGGCTGCCGACACCGTGGCCGTGAAGGCCGGGGAAATGGAAGGGTCCATTGATCTGGAACGGTTCAAAACCATTCTGAACGATCATCCGGAATCCATTATGCTGGTGGACACCCGGGATGCGGATGAATTTGCCAAAGGCCATTTCAACACGGCTGTCAACATTCCGGTGGGAAACCTGGAAGATAAAATTTCCGAACTGCCGGCGGACAAACCCGTGGTGTTTGTTTGTTCCACGGGTGCCAGAAGCGGGGAAGCCTACTATATGGTGCAGGACGTCAGACCCGAACTCAAGGACGTCTATTATGTGGAGGCCCAGATCAGCTTCAAACAAGACGGCACTTACACCATCAAAGCCCCCAAATAA
- a CDS encoding sigma-54 interaction domain-containing protein, whose product MKIGNHWRKIIDSVQDGIILVDAQGIFVAANHSAQLMTGYSEDQLIGKSCRILNCTGCDIKGIGTGKDWCQLFSQGLVRDKKCMITDSRKQTIPIVKTATVLYDEQDEIIGAVETLKDISENISYKNELASIKRIYHIDDGFHGIIGRTPVMQNLFEHIQGVAPLDTPVIILGESGTGKEMVAKALHETGNRADKPFIKVNCAALSETILESELFGHVKGAYTGAAADRIGRFEAAHQGTLFLDEVGDIPLSVQVKLLRVLEEQMIQRVGDNRSIPIDVRIITATNRNLETMIRNGGFREDLFFRINVFPVICPPLRDRKDDITLIIQHFITILAKKTQKNILGFTPQAMRIMVAYPWPGNIRELRNAVEYAFVLAKGKSIGIEHLPDKLLKDLPDGEVPAPVLGRELKSGATIGAIPVKQSERTALVDALHQADGNQTRAAEILGVSRVTVWKRMKKHGIILENRGK is encoded by the coding sequence ATGAAAATTGGAAATCACTGGCGGAAAATCATCGATTCAGTCCAGGACGGGATCATTCTGGTGGATGCACAGGGCATTTTTGTGGCAGCCAATCATTCGGCCCAGCTCATGACCGGGTATTCCGAAGATCAGCTCATCGGTAAATCCTGCCGCATACTCAACTGCACCGGGTGTGACATCAAAGGTATTGGAACAGGTAAAGACTGGTGTCAGCTGTTTTCCCAGGGCCTGGTAAGGGATAAGAAATGCATGATCACAGACAGCCGGAAACAGACCATCCCCATTGTTAAAACCGCCACCGTGCTGTATGACGAGCAGGACGAAATCATCGGCGCGGTGGAAACCCTTAAAGATATTTCAGAAAATATCAGTTACAAAAACGAGCTGGCATCCATTAAGCGCATTTATCATATCGATGACGGATTTCACGGGATCATCGGCCGAACACCGGTGATGCAGAACCTGTTTGAACACATCCAGGGGGTGGCGCCGCTGGATACACCGGTGATCATATTAGGAGAAAGCGGTACGGGCAAGGAGATGGTGGCCAAAGCGTTGCACGAAACCGGAAACCGGGCTGACAAACCGTTTATCAAGGTCAATTGTGCCGCGTTGAGTGAAACCATTTTGGAAAGCGAACTGTTCGGCCATGTCAAAGGGGCGTATACCGGGGCGGCTGCCGATCGTATCGGCCGGTTTGAAGCAGCCCACCAGGGCACCCTGTTTCTGGATGAAGTCGGTGATATTCCGTTGTCAGTCCAGGTCAAGCTGCTTCGGGTGCTGGAAGAGCAGATGATCCAGCGGGTGGGAGACAACCGGTCCATTCCCATTGACGTGCGTATCATCACCGCCACCAACCGGAACCTGGAAACCATGATCCGAAATGGCGGGTTCAGGGAGGATCTGTTTTTCCGGATCAACGTGTTTCCCGTGATCTGTCCGCCCCTGCGGGATCGAAAAGATGATATCACGCTGATCATCCAGCATTTTATCACGATTCTGGCCAAAAAAACCCAAAAAAACATTCTGGGTTTCACGCCCCAGGCCATGCGGATCATGGTGGCCTACCCCTGGCCCGGAAACATCAGAGAACTGCGCAATGCCGTGGAATATGCATTTGTACTGGCCAAGGGAAAAAGCATCGGAATCGAACATCTGCCGGACAAACTGCTCAAAGACTTGCCGGATGGCGAGGTCCCGGCCCCGGTTTTGGGACGGGAGTTGAAATCCGGGGCAACGATTGGCGCGATCCCGGTGAAACAGTCGGAAAGAACCGCTCTGGTGGATGCGCTGCATCAGGCGGACGGTAATCAGACCCGGGCCGCAGAGATTCTGGGTGTATCCAGGGTAACGGTATGGAAACGGATGAAAAAACATGGCATTATCCTGGAAAACCGGGGAAAATAG
- a CDS encoding thioredoxin family protein, producing MKKEQVLVVILVVMGLAGVYWFVGTPPGKKPAQESEDTGTQSVTETVTARVTDAGKPGPDRAGIDWNDYTPGLTRAKNQGKSVFLYFYAQWCTYCTKLKQTTFLDEKVQDYLDDHFVSISVDTDQNQTLSQTWQVTGLPTMWFLTPEGDRISNLPGYVDGSQLLKILKYIRTESYLTMSFQDFVKQ from the coding sequence ATGAAAAAAGAACAGGTGCTGGTGGTCATTCTGGTCGTGATGGGACTGGCAGGTGTATACTGGTTTGTCGGCACCCCGCCGGGAAAAAAGCCGGCACAAGAATCTGAAGATACAGGGACACAAAGTGTAACGGAAACGGTAACGGCCCGTGTAACGGATGCCGGAAAACCGGGACCAGACAGGGCCGGCATTGACTGGAACGATTATACCCCGGGACTGACTCGGGCCAAAAATCAGGGCAAAAGCGTGTTTCTTTATTTTTACGCCCAATGGTGTACCTATTGCACCAAACTGAAGCAGACCACGTTTCTGGATGAAAAAGTTCAGGATTACCTGGACGATCATTTTGTCAGTATTTCCGTGGATACGGATCAAAATCAGACCCTGTCCCAGACCTGGCAGGTGACCGGCCTGCCCACCATGTGGTTTCTGACGCCGGAAGGGGATCGGATCAGCAATCTTCCCGGGTATGTGGACGGATCTCAATTGTTGAAGATTCTCAAGTATATCCGCACGGAAAGCTATCTCACCATGAGTTTTCAGGACTTTGTCAAACAATAA
- a CDS encoding SIS domain-containing protein — protein MILPWIFVACKQVFFWFFRHIHIGKSLDQVRENTLVLFPRRPNCLCCGICALVAFKAQGPASEQADALQDRIDHLTSLMSESDPESLFSDPDRYCPTDEDLIQIWESARALKQETVFNTLFFDSAQIQTLSRMTHTMSEIITQWQDRFNRSKPTLPPRTVEILSVRLEKLKDILWCLEQEVLGNISAIADLMPPDLFIDSRSENLKIFQRINAVLNSMDRLEVRGRDSAGISVLFTLNSDEFNRFKTHLTEAGLTHLLKQRTNRSVLANNCININDPISDTPDQTSISFVYKFAAEIGALGDNIAFIRTQVRNDLILQALAGFKFDTLSVSAHTRWASVGDITEANCHPVDNTPADKEIDTMGIIHVCLNGDIDNYLELKTEYEALYDKIHPQINTDTKLIPLQIQHYLKQGASIEDAFRQAVNDFDGSHAISMHTDLAPGKLFLAQKGSGQAIFVGIAPDHYIAASELYGVVEETVEYIKLNGGESGQIVILDQKSPGGLEGIQSFFYDGQTLDVTHADVRISQITARDIDRQGFAHYFLKEINEAPVSVEKTLENTFTKNPESGLLEIRLPESVLPRIIQTELAAGKLKKIFFIGQGTAGVAARGCANLLNTYLGDFTCDIRALKSSELSGFCMNENDDSATSMSNTLVVAISQSGTTTDTNRTVDMIRAAGARTLAIVNRRDSDLTFKVDGVFYTSSGRDIEMSVASTKAFYAQLTAGAVLGLYMAGIIGARSAEYITREIQELQAIPDKMRTVLAMRDMIRASAQRLAISKSYWATVGSGANKTAADEIRIKLSELCYKTISSDYVEDKKHIDLSSEPLIIVCAAGTRESVLADIVKDTAIFHAHKAAPIVITTRDEDRFDLYAADVFKVPEINEPYAPILNTLVGHLWGYYAALAINEGSRFIYQWRTRVQEILDEYIAQGHNEYEVILEEKFREHIAEFYNLFTKKRRENGFPAAMGLDNATNITLLLKYLSGRLPVSDFEIDFLTKGTPANMLDTFFKNLNLAINNMARPVDAIKHQAKTVTVGTSRIKETFQGLVFDELARHDIQISQITNKNVLVIKRLQEVIAQVNGGLLYQITGLNLLGDVTSDTRITVVEKTGTLVNEISRVETDPKLKGTKNIIVREGNVYIGKGRKDKKSILVIPVLSAASDTSNIIEYILSLNVDFKSSESVTLLKKIKALGGKYTRIKDWILESENIAWDDKFLNLVPVETLFGETAEQVVAAIIKKIG, from the coding sequence ATGATACTGCCCTGGATATTTGTTGCATGCAAACAGGTGTTTTTCTGGTTTTTTCGCCACATCCATATCGGAAAATCCCTGGATCAGGTCCGTGAAAATACCCTTGTGCTGTTTCCCCGCAGGCCCAATTGTCTGTGCTGCGGTATCTGCGCGCTGGTGGCTTTCAAAGCCCAGGGGCCTGCATCTGAACAAGCAGATGCCTTGCAAGACAGAATCGATCATCTGACATCCCTGATGTCAGAATCAGATCCGGAATCCCTGTTCTCCGATCCGGACCGGTACTGCCCGACAGATGAGGATTTAATACAGATCTGGGAATCGGCCCGGGCCCTGAAACAGGAAACTGTGTTCAACACCCTGTTTTTTGATTCCGCACAGATTCAAACCCTGTCCCGGATGACCCACACAATGTCTGAAATCATCACCCAATGGCAGGACCGGTTCAACCGGTCAAAACCGACCCTGCCGCCCCGGACGGTGGAGATTCTCTCTGTTCGCCTGGAAAAACTGAAAGACATTCTCTGGTGCCTGGAGCAAGAGGTGCTGGGAAATATTTCAGCCATAGCCGATCTGATGCCGCCGGATCTTTTTATAGACAGCCGTTCCGAGAATCTGAAAATATTTCAACGCATCAATGCCGTGCTTAACAGCATGGACCGGCTGGAGGTTCGGGGACGCGATTCCGCGGGTATTTCCGTGCTGTTCACCCTGAATTCAGATGAATTTAACCGGTTCAAAACCCATCTGACCGAAGCCGGATTAACCCATCTTTTGAAACAACGGACCAACAGATCGGTGCTGGCCAACAACTGCATCAACATCAATGACCCGATTTCTGACACCCCCGACCAGACATCCATTTCGTTTGTTTATAAATTTGCCGCTGAAATCGGCGCACTGGGGGACAATATCGCCTTTATCAGAACCCAGGTTCGAAATGATCTGATTCTTCAGGCTTTGGCCGGTTTTAAATTTGACACGCTTTCGGTGAGTGCCCATACCCGATGGGCATCGGTCGGAGACATTACTGAAGCCAACTGCCATCCAGTGGACAATACCCCGGCGGACAAGGAGATTGACACCATGGGAATCATTCATGTGTGCCTCAACGGGGATATTGACAATTATCTGGAACTCAAGACCGAATACGAAGCCCTGTATGACAAAATTCACCCCCAGATCAATACGGACACCAAACTGATTCCGTTGCAGATCCAGCATTACCTGAAACAGGGTGCATCCATTGAAGACGCGTTCCGGCAGGCGGTCAACGATTTTGACGGGTCCCATGCCATTTCCATGCACACCGACCTGGCTCCGGGTAAATTGTTTCTGGCCCAGAAAGGCAGCGGACAGGCGATTTTTGTGGGCATTGCCCCGGATCACTACATTGCCGCATCCGAACTGTACGGGGTGGTGGAGGAAACGGTTGAATACATCAAACTCAACGGGGGGGAATCCGGGCAGATTGTGATCCTGGACCAGAAATCACCCGGCGGCCTTGAAGGCATTCAATCCTTTTTCTATGATGGACAAACCCTTGACGTCACCCATGCGGATGTGCGGATCAGTCAGATCACAGCCCGGGATATCGACCGCCAGGGATTTGCCCACTATTTTTTAAAAGAGATCAATGAAGCCCCGGTTTCCGTGGAAAAAACCCTGGAAAACACATTCACAAAAAACCCGGAATCCGGGCTTCTGGAAATCCGGCTGCCGGAATCTGTGTTGCCCCGGATTATTCAAACGGAACTGGCCGCCGGAAAACTGAAGAAAATCTTTTTCATCGGACAAGGCACCGCCGGGGTGGCGGCCCGGGGCTGTGCCAATCTGCTCAACACCTATCTGGGAGATTTTACATGCGATATCCGGGCCTTGAAATCATCTGAACTGTCCGGTTTCTGCATGAATGAAAATGATGATTCCGCCACTTCCATGTCCAACACTCTGGTGGTGGCCATCAGCCAGTCCGGCACCACCACGGATACCAACCGGACCGTGGATATGATCCGGGCGGCCGGCGCCAGGACCCTGGCCATTGTCAACCGCCGGGATTCCGATCTCACCTTTAAGGTGGACGGGGTGTTTTACACCAGTTCCGGCCGGGACATTGAAATGTCAGTGGCCTCCACCAAAGCGTTTTACGCCCAGCTCACCGCCGGCGCGGTGCTGGGATTGTACATGGCCGGAATCATCGGGGCCAGATCAGCGGAATATATCACCCGGGAAATTCAGGAACTGCAAGCGATTCCGGACAAAATGCGCACGGTTCTGGCCATGCGGGATATGATCCGGGCTTCGGCCCAACGTCTGGCCATCTCCAAGAGCTATTGGGCCACGGTGGGATCCGGCGCCAACAAAACCGCTGCCGACGAAATCCGCATTAAATTGTCTGAACTGTGCTACAAAACCATTTCTTCCGATTACGTGGAAGACAAGAAACACATTGATCTGTCTTCTGAACCTTTAATCATTGTATGCGCCGCAGGGACAAGGGAAAGTGTGCTGGCCGACATTGTCAAGGATACCGCTATTTTCCATGCCCACAAGGCAGCACCCATTGTCATTACCACCCGGGACGAGGACCGGTTCGATCTGTATGCAGCGGACGTGTTCAAGGTACCGGAAATCAATGAACCTTATGCACCGATCCTCAACACCCTGGTGGGGCACCTGTGGGGATATTATGCCGCCCTTGCCATCAACGAGGGATCCCGGTTCATTTATCAGTGGCGGACCCGGGTCCAGGAAATCCTGGATGAATACATTGCCCAGGGACATAATGAATATGAAGTGATCCTGGAAGAAAAATTCAGGGAACACATTGCCGAATTCTACAATCTTTTCACAAAAAAACGGCGGGAAAACGGATTTCCTGCAGCCATGGGACTGGACAACGCCACCAACATCACGCTGTTGCTCAAATATTTATCCGGCCGGCTCCCGGTATCGGACTTTGAAATTGATTTTCTGACCAAAGGAACACCAGCCAACATGCTGGATACGTTTTTCAAAAACCTGAACCTGGCCATCAACAACATGGCCCGGCCCGTGGACGCCATCAAGCATCAGGCTAAAACGGTGACCGTGGGCACCAGCCGGATCAAGGAAACGTTCCAGGGCCTGGTGTTTGATGAGCTGGCCCGCCATGATATTCAGATCTCCCAGATCACCAACAAAAACGTGCTGGTCATCAAGCGTCTTCAGGAAGTCATCGCTCAAGTCAACGGTGGGCTGTTGTATCAGATCACCGGACTCAACCTGCTGGGGGACGTCACGTCAGACACCCGGATCACCGTTGTGGAAAAAACCGGCACACTGGTCAATGAAATCTCCCGGGTGGAAACCGATCCCAAGCTCAAAGGCACCAAGAATATCATTGTCCGGGAAGGCAATGTTTATATCGGCAAGGGCCGGAAGGATAAAAAAAGCATTCTGGTGATTCCAGTCCTGTCCGCAGCTTCAGACACGTCCAACATCATTGAATACATCCTGTCTTTGAACGTGGATTTCAAATCGTCGGAATCCGTCACCCTGCTGAAGAAAATCAAGGCGTTGGGCGGCAAATACACCCGGATCAAAGACTGGATTCTGGAAAGCGAAAACATCGCATGGGATGACAAGTTTCTCAACCTGGTGCCCGTGGAAACTTTGTTCGGGGAGACGGCAGAACAGGTGGTAGCGGCCATCATCAAAAAAATCGGATGA